One window of Hydractinia symbiolongicarpus strain clone_291-10 chromosome 3, HSymV2.1, whole genome shotgun sequence genomic DNA carries:
- the LOC130636193 gene encoding fibroblast growth factor receptor-like: protein MTDIALTKNIFIVVILQIILPDVIQTKLEFVRHKDYLYRDGKTQVFDCSVTIPANKTFTWVKDGKRISESDAFFRHNKQIMEIRDLSPRHSGFYKCVVRKRSNKLLERKFIIPPSTGPIIQHENTIINVTAGSTVKFKCVTGQYHIISYNWYFNGKKIQRDPNHHKVKTYKFLRLNKAAVSDTGQYTCSVQNAIDTSEVTYHLKVNPKAKTIADLAPQLINNDSLVMQVVEEKVKLDCLATGEEPMNITWFKNENLIGSKEAMRKAGSEYIFENNNHTILLQNIMLTDKGVFKCLVQNKYGSFVHNINLVPEESSAILPIFPDTQLKIFYVAPGRKLIVNVTLVAFGNTHFQLYRYYNKTINSTHSILDKTDINNAKMSYTHTNEHSGKAAERLKIRYEFTNVSASDYGSYFVRAGNSHGYAARDFQFTILKGSDKGPRPNVIALESDEPWSKSNVFVALVSVGCVLLIVVIVIGLIYYNHSKEIKDNNNTTLLNMEEINIVLNIDKASEVTSFPSNRRLKFSTGRLSSCQTEKEYLYQGIPEDPEFEVDLDAIEFKCVLGEGAFGRVMLANVYGLLDLQSPTTVAVKMLKYDATEQELKDLLSEIQVMKSMGRHENIVTILGVSSQKGELCMIMEYCCFGNLRTFLKQRRPTRPPMPPPVEVLTRSNLISYCLQVAKGMDYLASKKCIHRDIAARNVLVADNYVVKIADFGLARDIQETDYYRKCTDGRLPVKWMAMEALFDRVYTTQSDIWSYGILTWEIVTFGGSPYPGVPIERLFELLKKGYRMEQPVNCSDKMYGLMLNCWKELPSQRPTFCEIITELERMLLDITESKDDNILQPPLTSGSGADSFSLPQHSAHSNTSVFGEFNDEVVFVNDSENSFQKEYDTQL, encoded by the exons ATGACGGATATTGCATTaacgaaaaacattttcattgttGTTATTTTACAGATCATTTTACCGGATGTAATACAAACTA aACTGGAATTTGTCAGACATAAAGACTACTTGTACCGTGATggaaaaacacaagtttttgaTTGTAGCGTGACTATTCCAGCTAACAAGACTTTTACATG gGTAAAAGATGGCAAACGAATATCGGAAAGCGATGCATTTTTTCGTCACAACAAACAAATAATGGAAATTCGGGACCTCTCACCGCGACATTCTGGTTTCTATAAATGTGTAGTTCGAAAACGATCAAACAAATTATTGGAGCGTAAATTTATAATACCTCCTTCGACAG GTCCTATCATCCAGCATGAAAATACAATAATTAATGTTACTGCCGGAAGTACCGTCAAATTTAAATGTGTGACTGGTCAGTATCATATAATTTCATACAATTGgtattttaatggtaaaaaaatccAGAGAGACCCGAATCACCATAAAGTCAAGACATACAAATTCCTTCGTCTTAATAAAGCTGCTGTGAGTGACACTGGGCAGTATACGTGCTCAGTACAGAATGCAATTGATACCAGCGAAGTCACATATCACTTAAAAGTAAATC CAAAGGCAAAGACCATAGCAG ATCTTGCACCTCAACTTATCAATAACGATAGCTTGGTAATGCAAGTTGTCGAAGAAAAAGTCAAATTGGATTGTCTTGCAACAGGTGAAGAACCAATGAATATCACCTG gttcaaaaatgaaaatcttaTTGGGAGCAAAGAAGCAATGCGCAAAGCGGGTTCGGAATACATTTTCGAGAACAACAATCACACAATACTTCTTCAGAACATTATGCTAACGGACAAAGGTGTCTTTAAATGTCTTgtacaaaacaaatatggcagtTTTGTACATAATATTAACCTAGTTCCAGAAG AGAGTTCGGCAATTCTACCAATCTTCCCAGACACACAGCTAAAGATATTTTATGTTGCACCTGGGCGGAAACTAATAGTTAACGTAACACTTGTTGCATTTGGAAATACGCATTTTCAACTCTATCGCTACTACAACAAAACAATTAACAGCACTCATTCTATTCTTGACAAAACTGACATTAACAATGCAAAAATGTCCTACACACATACAAATGAGCATAGCGGAAAAGCTGCTGAAAGGTTGAAAATCCGTTACGAGTTCACCAATGTCAGTGCGAGTGATTATGGTTCGTATTTTGTAAGAGCTGGAAATTCACACGGGTATGCTGCAAGGGATTTTCAGTTCACAATTCTCAAAGGAAGTGATAAAG GGCCTCGTCCGAATGTGATTGCCTTAGAATCAGATGAACCATGGTCaaaatcaaatgtttttgttgcttTGGTTTCTGTTGGGTGTGTCCTTCTAATTGTGGTGATTGTGATTGGTTTGATTTATTACAACCATTCAAAAGAAATCaaagacaacaacaacacaactttgCTGAATATGGAGGAAATAAATATTGTATTAAACATTGACAAAGCAAGTGAAGTTACATCCTTTCCGTCTAATCGAAGGTTAAAGTTCAGTACTGGCCGTTTATCATCGTGTCAAACAGAAAAAGAGTACCTTTATCAAGGCATTCCAGAAGATCCTGAGTTTGAGGTGGATCTTGATGCGATTGAGTTTAAATGCGTGCTTGGTGAAGGAGCATTTGGAAGAGTTATGTTGGCTAATGTTTATGGGTTGCTCGATCTGCAATCACCAACCACTGTTGCGGTTAAAATGCTAAAAT ACGATGCAACAGAGCAAGAATTAAAAGACCTTTTGTCAGAAATACAAGTGATGAAATCGATGGGCCGACATGAAAACATCGTTACAATACTTGGAGTTTCTTCGCAAAAAg GCGAACTGTGTATGATCATGGAATACTGTTGTTTCGGCAATTTGCGGACGTTTTTAAAGCAACGCCGCCCGACACGGCCGCCGATGCCTCCTCCTGTCGAAGTATTAACTCGAAGCAATCTTATATCATATTGTTTGCAAGTTGCAAAAGGCATGGACTATCTTGCGTCTAAAAAG tgTATACATCGCGATATTGCTGCGCGAAACGTTCTTGTTGCTGATAATTATGTTGTCAAAATTGCTGACTTTGGATTGGCACGTGATATTCAGGAAACTGATTACTACAGAAAATGCACAGAT GGTCGACTACCAGTGAAATGGATGGCAATGGAGGCTTTGTTTGATCGAGTATATACAACACAAAGCGATAT ATGGTCATATGGTATATTAACATGGGAAATTGTCACATTTG GTGGATCGCCATACCCTGGTGTGCCTATCGAAAGATTGTTTGAGCTACTCAAGAAAGGATATCGCATGGAACAACCAGTTAATTGTTCAGATAAAAT GTATGGCCTGATGTTGAATTGCTGGAAAGAGCTTCCATCACAACGACCAACATTCTGTGAAATAATAACCGAACTTGAGAGGATGCTGCTAGACATTACAGAAAGCAAA GACGATAACATTTTACAACCACCTCTTACTAGTGGCAGTGGCGCCGATTCCTTCTCTTTGCCACAACACTCAGCACATTCCAACACAAGTGTGTTTGGCGAATTTAACGACGAGGTTGTTTTTGTAAATGACAGcgaaaactcatttcaaaaagaaTATGACACGCAGCTATGA